Genomic segment of Zingiber officinale cultivar Zhangliang chromosome 11B, Zo_v1.1, whole genome shotgun sequence:
gaaaactagcgttagtttgtttgccatcaaacaggaagcccgtgaatcgctccaagcttacatccagcggttcaacaaagtggccatggacattccaacggccacctcggagaccatgatgaatgccttcacacaaggcttcatggacggggatttcttccgatcgctcattcggaagccgccccgagactacgatcacatgctacaccgggccaacgaatacatcaacgtggaggaagcgcaagcggcccggaaaaaagaaactccagccgagcgggcacgGGCCGAAACAATTCGTGCTCATCCAAGACCTCATGttcaagaagtagcagccgagcggccaaGGACGAGGAAGAGATGGactccaatgttctgctcctttcaccggacggacacacataacaccagggattgtCGGAGCCTTCCACTGATCGCTCACCCCGTTCCTAGAGGTGGCGGTCGTCGGTCGCCATCAGACGACAGACGATAGACGATAGAAGCCTCGTGAAGCCGAGCGGACGGAAGCTGATAGGAGACAACGAcaaactcccgagcggcatcgctctcTGAGATaggagaatctccggatgtcaAGGGAACGCCCCCgatcgtccgctcgggaagaagaaaatagaagcaatgcttcccgaggcgagatcaacatcatagcaggcgggccgaccggaggtgactctaaccaagcaaggaaggcgagtgtccggcagctccaaatccatgcagtcggctgcagccaagagcgagcgagcggacccgaaatcagtttcggaccttcggacttggaaggagttgaagtaccccacgacgacgctctcctcatcaaagcagtaatagccaattacactattcacctcgtatttgttgacacaggaagctcagtcaacatcatattcaagaaggcgttcgatcagctacaaattgatcaagcccatgacaaccccctatACGGGTTTCTGGAACGGTCGGACGATTCGGTGGCTATCTCatcgggagaagagccgctcagaggaCGAGGACAGCAAACTCGTGGTGGTCGATTCTCCTTCGTCCTAACGTCATTTGGGACGGCCTGCGAGTTCGAGCAACGTTTCCACCTTCTATcggaagatcaagttcccgtggaggataaagtgggtgaagtacggggagatcaactcgcggctcggcgatgctacgtcgagatgatccgagcagaagccaacttCGCTCGGAAGGAAcctcggatcgaggtaaacgccataactgaaaagccaccctctttaatttatgaagaaaaggaggaagtgcagattcatccaatccgatcggaggccactacctttattgcgtccgatctggaggccaaaagaggaagtgatcaaatgcctccaaagaaaccatgatgtctttgtCAGTCGACCCATGATGCGAATTTCACCAAGTGTAGCGCGCATGAGCTCACGTCCGGACGCCTTCGGCCAATGAACGAGAAAAGAGATTTCACAAggcgaatgccatcatccggacgGAAGTTGAGAAGCTTGGGCCGGCCATATCTGGTGCGGTTCCCAAGTGGTGGCTAACGAGTGTTAGTCTcaaggcaacaagtggagagtatgcatagattttcgggatctcaacaaagcttgcgaaGGACTTTATCCTCTGCGGATAGATCAGGTGGACTCACTGGCTGAATTAATATGTATGTGacgcttaccaaggatatcatcatgccgcaagatcaagaaaaagtcagcttcgtgacggtcgacgacacctattgctataatgtgatgccgttcggattgaagaatgcggggccacatatcagcgcttgatgaacaaagtattcagagagcagatcgggcgaaatctggaagtgtacgtggacgacattctcatcaagtccgtccgagcggccgatctcttcaaggacatggaagaaacctttcgaacgctacgcaaatatggagtcaagctaaatccccagaagtgcctattcggagcaaaaggaggacgtttcttggggtacatagtgaccgagcggggtattgaagcaaatcccagcaaagtaaaagcccttcaagacatgccgcccccaagaaatctgagggaagtgcagcgtttgaccggtcggataactgctttgtccagattcatatccaaaaccgccgaccgaagcctgcctttcttcaaaatcttgcgcaaggccaccaaatttcattgggatgaagaatgtgatcgggcgttcaaagatttgaaggcatatctgaattccctcccggtattagccaagccggctgTAGGTGAGCCACTTTGCATCTACCTGTCTTCCaccgagcaagcaatcggctcggcactagtgagggcgagcggagaggagcctgtgtattttcttagtcatattttaaaagatgctgaatctcgctacactaggctcgaaaagctagcttttgctctggtcctcgccgctcggcgccttcgcccgtacttcctagcgcataccatcattgtcaaaaccaatagcccgctcgggcgtgtattactgaatccagaagcatccgggtggctcatcaaatggacgacggagttgagtgaatttgacatccaataccagccccgctcggcgatcaaagcgtagtccttggccgattttgtgactgaggtgccaaagacggagccggaagctatgtggagaatttatgtggatgggtcgtccactcagctcggaagcgggattggaatattgttgctctcccctcaagaagaaaagatgcacttatccgtccggctggattataaagctacaaacaatgaagcagagtatgaggccctcatagccggcttgcaggcagctcggcatgttggcgccggtcgggtaacgcttcattcggattcgcagttggctgcGCAATAGCTCTCTGacacttttgaaattaacaacgctcggctcaagctctacgctgaagcgtttgagaaacttaaagccaattttagagaagttattgtccagaagatacccagagcagaaaatcaagcagccgatgagttagccaaactcgcgagctcaataacgccggtcgctattcagcagccaattgaacaagtattgttggtggcacacgtcgaccggatggaaggcctcacctttccaagcgactggcggacacctatcatagagttcctccgctcgggcgccacaccatccagtgagaatgaagcccagctgttaaggaggagagccggtcggttcacactcatcggcgatcagctttacaaaaaggctttctcacgcccgctgttgaaatgcgtgagctcggatgACTCGGCTTACATACTCCAAGAAGTatatcaaggatcgtgcggagggcatccgggcggacgatcactagctaagaagatcctgctagcgggatacttttggccaactttacaagcggaCGTCgatcggaccgtgtcgacgtgcctttcgtgccagaagtaccataacttctaccaccgaccgataaaggaaatgaaggcatccacagtctcatgtccgttcgatcagtggggaatggatatcgttggtccatttcctatggtgaCCGGGCAACGAAAATTTCTGTTagtggcggtggattatttttccaagtgggtggaggccgagccgctagccaagatcaccgagcagatggtcaagaaatttatttggcagaacatcatctatCGGTTCGGCGtcccccgtcgacttatctccgataatgggcggcaattcactggaaagttgctcgaagattggtgccaaagctatggcatcgagcagcacttcacgtccgtggcctatccccaaagcaacggtcaagccgaagtagccaaccgggaaattctttgtattctgcgtgctcggctcgaccacttgggaggaagctgggtagatgaagtgccaggcatcttatgggccatccgaacgactccaaaggaagggacgagcgtcacgcctttccatctggtgtatggtggagaagcggtcattcctgttgaagtcagCGTCGAGTTcgctcggatccaaaattatgatgaggacaacgccgaacggagaaacctggagctagatttgatcgaagaagaaagagccaaggcgtccgttcggctgatggcgtaccggcagcggatgaagcaaaactacaaccgccgcataatccccagatcattccaggtcggtgatcttgtctggaagaaagtcaagtcggTCGGCGACATCAGCAAGCTGGaagcaccgtgggcgggccccttcaaggttattgaaaagctccgctcgggcgcttattatttggaggatggagACGGGCGTCAGCTGgaccggccgtggagcgcgaatcatctccagccttatcgggctgggTGAAAGGTTCACTAATGTAaattatttttgcatatattttggtcgcccgtacccttgtaatgcaggaagcaaaattaattcaaggATGGCCAATGGGTTAGCGGTTGTATTGAAGTTAGCCTTAAAAAGGTCgtcgagctcagacgttaaatatcgagaggcagcgtctataaacgtcgagcggaagaccgtcaagctcggcgttaaatatcgaggcaggcggcgtctataaacgtccggcggaagccGTCGagcaggcgttaaatatcgagatgagcggcgtctataaacgtcggcgaggtaagaccgtcgagctcggcgttaaatatcgagaggcagggcgtctataaacgtccggcggaagaccgtcgagctccgttaaatatcgagagcgagccggcgtctataaaccgtccggcggaagaccgtcgagctccggcgttaaatatcgaggcgagccggcgtctataaaccctcggcggaagaccgtcgagctccggcgttaaatatcgagagacgagccggctctataaaccctccggaagaccgccgagctccggcgttaaatatcgagaggcgagctgactataaaccctcgggcggaagaccgccgagctccggcgttaaatatagaggcgagccggcgtctataaacttccgagcggaagaccgccgagctccgacgttaaatatcgagagacgagccggcgtctataaccctccgggcggaagaccgccgagctccgacgttaaatatcgctATAAACcctcgggcggaagaccgtcgagttccgacgttaaatattgagagatgagcgcgtctataaacgtcggcggaagaccgtcgagtccggcgttaaatatcgacgagcataaacgtccggcggaagaccgtcgatttaagcgttaaatattgagagacgagtctataaacctccgagcggaagaccgtcgagctccgactttaaatatcgagagacgagcggcgtaaacgtccgagcggaagaccgtcgagctccgacgttaaatatcggcgtctataaacgtcaaggtggaagaccatcgagctcgacgttaaatatcgatctataaaccctcggcggaaggcgccgagctccggcgttaaatatcgagaggcgagccggcgtcgtggaagaccgccgagctccgacgttaaatatcgagagacgagcggcgtctataaaccctcggcggaagaccgccgagctccggcgttaaatatcgagagacgagccggcctataaaccctccggcggaagaccgtcgagctccggcgttaaatatcgagagacgagtcggcaataaaccctccggcggaagaccgccgagctccggcgttaagtATCGAGGGacccctccgagtggaagaccgtcgagctccgacgttaaaagtcgagcggcgtctataaaccctccggcggaagaccgccgagctccgacgttaaatagagagacgagccgacgtctataaacttccgggcggaagatcgtcgagctccggcgttaaatatcgagagacgagccgcgtctataaaccctcgggcggaagaccgtcgagctccggcgttaaatatcgagagacggcgtctataaaccctccagcggaagaccgccgagttccgcgttaaatattgagagatgagccagcgtctataaacgtccgagcggaagaccgccgagctccggcgttaaatatcgagagatgagccggcgtctaaagcgtccgggcggaagaccgtcgagtttcgacgttaaatattgagagacgagctcTATaaacctccggcggaagaccgccgagctccgactttaaatatcgaggcaggggcgtctataaacgtccggcggaagaccgtcgactccggcgttaaatatcgagagagcggcgtctataaacgtccgagtggaagaccgtcgagctcgacgttaaatatcgaggcgagccggcgtctataaaccctccgagcggaagaccgccgagctcgacgttaaatatcgacgagcggcgtctataaaccctccgcggaagaccgtcgagctccggcgttaaatatcgaggcaaggcgtctataaaccctcggcggaagaccgccgagctccggcgttaaatatcgaggcaggcgggcgtctataaaccctccggcggaagaccgtcgagctccgacgttaaatatcgaggcagggcgtctataaacgtccgggcggaagaccgccgagctccgacgttaagtatcgagagacgagcgtctataaaccctccgagtggaagaccgtcgagctccgacgttaaatatcgagaggcgagccggcgtctataaacctccgagtggaagaccgtcgagctccgacgttaaatatcgagagaggcggcatctataaacccccaagcggaagaccatcgagctccggcgttaaatatcgagagacgagacgataaacctccggcggaagaccgtcgagctccgacgttaaatatcgagaggcgtctataaatgtccgagcggaagaccgtcgagctcggcgttaaatatcgagagccggcgtctataaaccctcgcggaagatcgtcgagctccgcgttaaatatcgagagacgagcgtctataaaccctccgagcggaagatcgtcgagctccgacgttaaatatcgagagacgagctggcgtctataaaccctccgagcggaagaccatcgagctccgacgttaaatatcgagagactagccagcgtctataaacgtccgagcggaagaccgtcgagctccgacgttaaatatcgagagacgagccggcgtctataaacgtccgagcggaagaccgtcgagctccgacgttaaatatcgagagacgacccggcgtttataaacccacCGATCGGACAGTTGTCAAGTTCCGACGGTAAAATTCGACGGCGACCGAAGCCTATAGGGCCGCCGGATGGATAGTTTTCTTCGTAGTCCTCGGTCGGACCCGACGTAATAGCGTAAGGCCGAGCGGCTCCTTTATAAAATGTACTTGGGGCACAAAAAGATCAAGACCAAGGCGAAAAGCAAAAATCGGACGCAGGAAGAATGGGAAAATAACAAGACACCGTTCATTCACGCTGACCGGCGGAAAGACAAAATTTCTAAAGTTTGCCCCGACCGGCACGGATACagaaaaattacaaaatagcCTCACAGACAGATTCTtagtcatcaaaattaaaaagatggTCAGGGATGGAGCTCATCATGGTCGCCAGGTCTTCGGCAGGGACGGACAGATCGGCAGGAGCATGGCCTTTGTTCTTCATGTATTCCACCGCCACTTTGATTGCCTCCTCAAAAGTCAAGGAGAGCTTGTCGGTAAATTTCTCGCCAAACTCGTCCGAGAGGACGAACGCTTTGCGTACCTCCGCCGATCGACCGGGCTCTCCATCTTGGTAATCCTTGAGGGCGGTCTGGGAAGCATCCAGGGTAGCCTGAAGATCTTGCAAGGCTCCTTCTGCTTTGGTCCGATCGGCGGAGCGATCCTCCCGCTCGGCAGTTAGTGAGGCGTCTAGCTCCTTCACCCGTTGTTCCAGCCCccggttctccaccttcatcaagtccatatcatCAATGGCCTTGAGCTTCCGAGCGGTCGCGGTCTTTACTTCTTTATCCCGCTGCTTGACTAAGGCTTCGAGGCGGGCAACCTCGCTTGTCAATCCGGAAGTCTTACCCCGCTCAGCTTCCAGCAACCTTttagccttctccagagcggccgtcgattgtctGCTGTCCCCCGCAGCCTTGAGCTTCTTCAgttcgtcctccagttcggccaagCGATTGCttatggcaatctgctccacccagttctgcgaacgAATATGAGCAGGTTAGAAGCTCGAGCCGAAATAACCAACAAAGCAAGACAACATACCCCGGTCGCATGTTGTAGATTGCTGTCGCCAAGCTGACCAGGAGTCATCATGGCGATCAGAAGatgagcgtcctcccaagctttggcgaGGGGACCCGTGAGTGTGATTTGCTGCTCGGGGACGATAGGCCGATCAGCGGCTGCCATGTATTCTTCAGACGGGAGGCGCAAGACGGTCTTTATCAATTTCGGACCGCACGGATCACCTTTAGAAGCAGTAGCCTTGCCGGACGGCTCACCGGCGGAGGAGGAAGGACGATCGCCCAATCGCTTAATACGTCGCAGCGTTCTTggaggactggagggcggcaCCGCAGAGGTTACCCTTGGAGAGCCGAGCGGCGTCGGGGTACTCTCGatagaaaccgtcccggacaacactGGAGCTTCGTCGCCCCGCTCGGATTGCGGTTCATCGGATGGAATCGGTTGAGATGTTGCCTCCGGCTGTTTGCGCTTCCGAGTTGCCAGAGGAACGTCGTCAgccgaacggccctctacctcgacttgagcggagggttctatgtcgcccgcaGCCTCGTCATGAGAGGCAGGAGCggctaaggcttcggggacatcctgagtcccctcaccttcttcgccgacCGGATCCGCtggagcaaggccccgctcggcgatctccTTGTTCTTGGCTGCCTCGATCTCGGCGGCTCGtagtttcagccgctcggtagccttggcgcgcTACATAACTTCAGCtgtaaaagtaaaaaataaatcagttagaacaaaataaacgggaagataagggaacttactcatgctgcagggcagatcggctagggtagaagacaagccgaatatgtgcattactcccggaaggagcagcttgtcaatatgataatgCTGACCAACCAgtcgttcggctgcatgaaggtaggccgcgtcgcctctaaatttgccgagctccggttgcgctggcatcgccgtctgccacttggtacgaaaggttggcGGCTAGGGAAAACGtacatagaaaaaatgctccttccaatgtttgttggagctcggcatgttatcgaagaggacgaaacctatcctagactggaaaacaaaggtgccccactcggcttgcttgggataaaaaaagtagtggaaaatcttagggtcgagggggatgtcgttcagtttaaagagaactatcaccccgctcagcagcctaatggaattagggactacctggccgagcggaatgcgaaaataattgcagacttgtaagaagaacttatggggtggaaagcgtagcctggccaaaaattggtctcggaagaaaagaacagtgccgggcggcggttcatgtggccggtcggtggggttagctactacaatgtggtGGTCGAGCGGCAGATtataggttcgagtgaggcgcaaagcgtcctcctcgtcgaaccgactttccatggtcgaataccaaagaccaggagcaccgccggtcggctgtgaTGTACTGGTCATGGTATAGGGCCGGGAATAAACGCGGAATGgatggaaaaagaaataaaactagggaAGATGGCAAGATGATGAAAAAGATACCTAATAGAGAAAAAAAAGAGGCAGCAAGGGAAAGGAAGGCTTACGGGCAAAGGAGATGATCGAAAGGAGTTGTGGAGTCGTTGGAGAGCTGAAACGCAAGGTCGCCGGCGAAAAGAGGAGCAGCGGGATGTCTGGAAACGAGGAGGTCGAAATGCGACGAAGAGCAGGGGTCgggagctttataagggcggcagcgatcaatttccaccgtccgatccaggtcgtcgataatgaggtcatcatccagccgttcctttcaaacggcggctgtcccatcgaaTGTGATGCCACCGCTATACCCTGCCAAGAGAAAGGCAGCCACGTGTCAACAAGTTACGGGTTAACTCACGTGGTTAACAGAAGCTTCGGCATAAATTCCAAGGCACGGGCGATATATCGGTGAACGGCTGAGCATCCATTAGCCAGTCCGAGCGGACTAAGGTATCGGTCGTCACTCGATCAGGTCGGCAGTCCattcagtcggacttcgcctccttcgactagacttgaggggaaggcaagtgatccggtggtcaaggcagaGGACCCCATTGcaaggggtcaatgccacgtggagatcaaagggccggggggtccaccagagaagggtgagccgaccggacttgggagaaaaggatagaccgatcggccgaccgatgagtatccaacagtaaaaggtgccctgacaggggtcggggttccgacgctcagttgaaacaatggctaagagccgagcggaaggcctaagagaaggtgacatactgctagcagtccttacgtagcacccgcccggaagtctccccagcatatcaatgcaaacgacaggagggacgtgatgggcgtgccgcccggccggccaggggatgagggccgtccggacgacgctcttcgtccagctggccggacggacgtcccggccggtggtgggtaaagaaggacaggaacatcttctgacagccgtcaagtcctatggctaggccatactccaagtctgacaacgaggtgttctgttgtcccatcgaagacgtgattggactgtagcagtatggcgtcaggtaagctttttgacagacacataccgaggcatgggctgcggacacgtatgcgcctcggtgggcgtgcaggagctctttcgtcgctctatataaagagccgcatacttcgccggaggtacgcgttcaacacttctggagccactttcttcactgtttgcttgcctgacttgagcgtcggagggtcgccgctgggaaccccttcccggtccgacttctgtgcaggttcgccggaggttcgtgccaccagtcgaagatccacgtcagcagccgggagcgccacgtgcccagcgtccgttgattcagcattcggacaggatcagacatggtggtaacttctgtcattgcaccaacaatgacttagaatccctaaacctttaggaaacccaaatttagaagttttgaggtttaaaaattcaatattgaaacaaacctcaacctaaacttcaatttagtcttccttaaccaatccatccttgttttcaacatgaaaatatcctttttatatatacaaatgtattttgaggggttaggaatggttacctagactaaaataggttcaaaatgctgaaaataagctttcccagccaaaatcagcatcttcgatcgattggagttgggttccaatcgattgaacccggctgaatcgatccactgatcgatccagtcttcttggatcgatccactgatcgatccagcgagcttctgctcgcgagaagcttgctctcaatcgatcgcccgatcgattggagttctgatagttgctgaaattccatttcagttaacttcagaaacccctataaaattctacaaaattccaaaaatcatgaaaatttgtgtagacattatttagggtatatactttcaaggaaaaatagttttctatgaaaatacatcatattttcaatgattgacacaaacttgaaaaacttgCATAAaccttagtgttttcttcaagtttgtgtctaactattcaatggtgattactatcaaaagatagccttcaccaaggtttttcaaaatcattttaaaaaccttttcaaaaccaatatcccatcatgttccttgggcttaatgcacatgacttgtacattagcttttccaatgatgggaaaacacatacctatgtgttttgatgaactcaaaactcaaaagaatgcactaaatcaacctcttgagttttgttcatcatcctaacatctcacttgta
This window contains:
- the LOC122034012 gene encoding peroxisomal and mitochondrial division factor 2-like, encoding MAAADRPIVPEQQITLTGPLAKAWEDAHLLIAMMTPGQLGDSNLQHATGNWVEQIAISNRLAELEDELKKLKAAGDSRQSTAALEKAKRLLEAERGKTSGLTSEVARLEALVKQRDKEVKTATARKLKAIDDMDLMKVENRGLEQRVKELDASLTAEREDRSADRTKAEGALQDLQATLDASQTALKDYQDGEPGRSAEVRKAFVLSDEFGEKFTDKLSLTFEEAIKVAVEYMKNKGHAPADLSVPAEDLATMMSSIPDHLFNFDD